Proteins from one Oryza sativa Japonica Group chromosome 12, ASM3414082v1 genomic window:
- the LOC4352520 gene encoding UDP-glycosyltransferase 91C1, producing the protein MDADGSPPLRVVIFPWLAFGHLLPYMELAERMASRGHHVSFVSTPRNIARLPAPVASAVELVALPLPRVDGLADGAESTNDVPDDEQGLLMEAFDGLAAPFADFLAAACADDGGGGRRRRPDWVIADSFHHWAAPAAARHGVPCVALLPSAAVMAAWVVPPPATSSPSPAAAMPSYEWEKLKASFLAATSHGASSSASGGMSRATRCSLTLERCTLAAMRSCVEWEPEPFRAVAAGLGKPLVPLGLLPPSPAGSRRRRAVAGEEDDDSTNPLLRWLDAQPPSSVLYVALGSEVPLRVDQVHELALGLELAGARFLWALRKPRSSSAASAAAAAAAAILPPGFQERTASRGVVTMGWAPQIAILEHAAVGAFLTHCGRNSLVEGISAGNPLVMLPIAGDQGPNARLMEARKVGLQVARDGADGSFDRHGVAAAVRAAIVDEETRKVFVANALKLREVVADEELHERYIDEFIHQLRLSSPTYLASS; encoded by the coding sequence ATGGACGCAGATgggtcgccgccgctgcgggtTGTGATCTTCCCGTGGCTGGCGTTCGGGCACCTGCTCCCGTACATGGAGCTCGCGGAGCGCATGGCGTCGAGGGGCCACCACGTGTCCTTCGTCTCCACGCCGCGGAACATCGCGCGCCTCCCGGCGCcggtggcgtcggcggtggagctcgtggCGCTGCCGCTCCCGCGGGTGGACGgcctcgccgacggcgccgaGTCCACCAACGACGTCCCCGACGACGAGCAGGGGCTCCTCATGGAGGCCTTCGACGGCCTCGCCGCTCCTTTCGCCGACTTCCTGGCCGCCGcgtgcgccgacgacggcggcggcggaaggaggaggaggcccgaCTGGGTCATCGCCGACTCGTTCCACCACTgggccgcccccgccgccgcccggcacggGGTGCCATGCGTGGCCCTCCTCCCGAGCGCCGCCGTCATGGCTGCGTGGGtcgtcccgccgccggcgacgtcgtcgccgtcaccggcggcggctatgCCCAGCTACGAGTGggagaagctcaaggcaagcttcctcgccgccaccagccatggcgcgtcgtcgtcggcgtcgggcgGCATGTCGCGGGCGACGCGCTGCTCCCTGACGCTCGAGAGGTGCACGCTGGCGGCCATGCGGAGCTGCGTCGAGTGGGAGCCCGAGCCGTTCCGGGCGGTGGCCGCGGGGCTCGGCAAGCCGCTCGTCCCCCTCGGCCTCCTCCCGCCATCGCCCGCcggatcccgccgccgccgcgccgtcgccggagaagaagacgacgactccACCAACCCCCTCCTCCGCTGGCTGGACGCCCAGCCGCCCAGCTCGGTGCTGTACGTCGCGCTGGGGAGCGAGGTGCCACTGCGCGTCGACCAGGTGCACGAGCTCGCCCTCGgcctggagctcgccggcgcgcgcTTCCTCTGGGCTCTCAGAAagccccgctcctcctccgccgcctccgccgccgccgccgccgccgccgccatcctccctcccggcttccAGGAACGCACGGCGAGCCGCGGCGTGGTCACCATGGGCTGGGCGCCGCAGATCGCCATACTGGAGCACGCCGCCGTGGGCGCGTTCCTGACGCACTGCGGCCGGAACTCGCTGGTGGAGGGGATCTCCGCCGGGAACCCCCTCGTCATGCTCCCCATCGCCGGCGACCAGGGCCCCAACGCGCGCCTCATGGAGGCGAGGAAGGTGGGGCTGCAGGTGGCGAGGGATGGCGCAGACGGCTCCTTCGACCgccacggcgtcgccgccgcggtccGGGCCGCCATTGTAGACGAAGAAACAAGGAAGGTGTTCGTCGCCAACGCCCTCAAGCTGCGAGAGGTGGTCGCCGACGAGGAGCTCCATGAGAGGTACATCGACGAGTTCATACACCAGCTTAGGTTAAGCTCTCCTACGTACCTCGCCAGCTCATGA
- the LOC4352522 gene encoding solute carrier family 40 member 2, chloroplastic: MGMVTATAAAALLASPPQGHLGRRCHLVVPGLRLRPPASSSPPHAAPPLRLSNFVPRCYITNVEVDVSHTSEQEALDDHPPLLPACAIPVVHLRDVPDASPFPLHESASHSTDFEELPVLSEGELHTIAATPAHPAGLYALYASYLFGNLVEQLWNFAWPAALAILHPSLLPVAIVGFFTKLSVFIGAPIVGKLMDHFPRIPMYTGLNAVQVATQLISAAMVIYAMKNVTHASTSAVVLKPWFIALVAAGAIERLAGLALGVAMERDWVVLLAGTNRPVALAQANAVLNRLDLVCETVGASVFGLLLSKYHPVTCLKIACGLMICSFPVLVVLGQLINRFSCHALDSSRTPSEESICANLLDVRKIVQNGLSAIRNGWNEYKQQTVLPASVATVFLNFNVALAPGAIMTALLMHRGISPSIVGAFSGLCSIMGLVATFISSSLVERVGILKAGAAGLIVQASLLSVALVVYWTGSISQRTPLLIFLAAIALSRLGHMSYDVVGTQILQTGVPASKANLIGGMEVSISSLAELVMLGMAIIANDVSHFGFLAILSVSSVAGAAWMFCQWLGNPTDEQRELFMFDPHFQVEPI; encoded by the exons ATGGGGAtggtcaccgccaccgccgccgccgccctcctcgcctcgccgccgcaggGTCATCTTGGAAGGCGGTGTCACCTCGTGGTGCCCGGGCTACGGCTGAGGCCGCCGGCCAGCTCAtctcctccccacgccgccccgccgctcaG GTTAAGCAATTTTGTCCCAAGGTGTTACATCACAAATGTTGAGGTTGATGTTAGTCATACGAGTGAACAAGAGGCTCTAGATGATCACCCACCATTGTTGCCAGCCTGCGCCATTCCAGTTGTACACCTACGAGATGTTCCGGATGCTAGTCCTTTTCCCCTGCATGAGAGTGCTTCCCATTCTACTGATTTTGAAGAGCTACCC GTCTTGTCTGAGGGTGAGCTACATACTATAGCGGCCACCCCTGCCCACCCTGCTGGATTATATG CTCTATACGCTAGCTACTTATTTGGTAACTTGGTGGAACAACTTTGGAATTTTGCTTGGCCTGCTGCACTGGCAATTCTCCATCCAAGCCTATTGCCTGTGGCTATTGTCGGTTTCTTCACAAAG CTTTCAGTCTTTATTGGGGCACCAATAGTAGGGAAACTTATGGATCATTTCCCTCGAATACCTATGTACACAGGGTTGAATGCTGTCCAG GTAGCCACTCAGTTGATATCAGCTGCAATGGTCATCTATGCTATGAAGAATGTGACCCATGCATCTACGTCCGCCGTAGTTCTCAAACCTTGGTTTATCGCACTAGTGGCAGCTGGAGCTATTGAAAGGCTTGCAGGATTGGCACTAGGAGTTGCTATGGAGCGGGACTGGGTTGTGTTG TTAGCAGGAACTAACAGGCCAGTTGCATTAGCTCAAGCTAACGCTGTGCTTAATCGACTTGATCTTGTTTGTGAG ACTGTTGGTGCTTCAGTTTTTGGCCTTCTGCTGTCCAAATATCATCCAGTAACCTGTTTGAAGATTGCTTGTGGTCTAATGATATGCAGTTTCCCTGTCCTG GTTGTGTTGGGTCAACTGATTAACAGATTCTCCTGCCATGCTCTTGATTCCTCTAGAACCCCGAGTGAAGAATCTATCTGTGCCAATCTATTGGATGTTCGTAAGATTG TTCAAAATGGCTTGAGTGCTATCAGAAATGGCTGGAATGAGTATAAGCAGCAAACAGTTCTACCTGCAAGTGTAGCTACCGTGTTTCTAAATTTCAATGTAGCACTTGCTCCTGGTGCTATAATGACTGCGCTATTGATGCATCGTG GTATTAGTCCGTCGATTGTTGGTGCTTTTAGTGGATTGTGTTCTATCATGGGCCTTGTTGCGACATTCATCTCCTCAAGCTTGGTGGAAAGAGTTGGAATTCTAAAG GCAGGAGCAGCTGGATTGATAGTTCAAGCTTCACTCTTGTCGGTCGCTCTCGTAGTGTATTGGACTGGTTCTATTTCACAGAGGACACCTCTACTTATCTTCCTGGCTGCTATC GCATTATCTCGGTTGGGGCACATGTCATATGATGTTGTGGGTACACAGATTCTCCAAACAGGTGTTCCTGCATCAAAAGCAAATCTTATTGGTGGAATGGAGGTCTCAATATCAAGCCTTGCAGAACTAGTCATGCTTGGTATGGCCATCATCGCAAACGACGTTTCTCATTTCGGTTTCTTGGCAATCCTATCCGTGTCATCGGTTGCTGGTGCGGCATGGATGTTCTGCCAGTGGTTGGGAAATCCTACAGATGAGCAGAGGGAACTGTTCATGTTTGATCCCCATTTCCAAGTTGAACCAat ATAA